The following are encoded together in the bacterium genome:
- the rnc gene encoding ribonuclease III, producing the protein MADFFSRITSLFARRPRAASGDLPDTILGYRFRNTDLLREALTHRSYANSVSDHPTYERLEFLGDSVLGLIVAKHLFLKYPEQTEGQLTKRKASLVNLKTLTQVAKREGIGQWIRLSPEEDKAGGRRRGSILSDVFESVLGAIYLDGGLDAAAAVVERILLVPLAEDAPELVEVNYKGDLLEYLQGRGLGMPRYEVIDESGPDHQKVFTVVVHAHGQIAGRGVGSNKKDAEQLAAREALQTLGVHVNGESVTT; encoded by the coding sequence ATGGCGGACTTTTTCTCCCGCATCACGTCGCTGTTCGCGCGGCGGCCCCGCGCCGCGAGCGGCGATCTGCCCGACACCATCCTCGGGTACCGTTTTCGCAACACCGATCTGCTGCGCGAGGCGCTCACCCACCGCTCCTACGCCAACTCGGTCTCCGATCATCCGACCTATGAGCGTCTGGAGTTCCTCGGCGACTCGGTCCTCGGGCTGATCGTCGCCAAGCACCTGTTCCTGAAATATCCGGAGCAGACCGAGGGGCAGTTGACCAAACGCAAGGCCTCGCTGGTCAATCTCAAGACCCTGACCCAGGTGGCCAAGCGCGAGGGCATCGGCCAGTGGATCCGTCTGTCGCCGGAGGAGGACAAGGCCGGCGGACGGCGCCGCGGCTCGATTCTGTCTGATGTCTTCGAGTCGGTGCTCGGCGCGATCTACCTCGACGGCGGCCTCGATGCCGCCGCGGCGGTCGTCGAGCGCATCCTCCTGGTGCCGTTGGCGGAGGATGCCCCCGAACTGGTGGAGGTCAACTACAAGGGCGATCTGCTCGAGTACCTGCAGGGCCGCGGATTGGGCATGCCGCGCTACGAGGTCATCGACGAGTCCGGCCCCGACCACCAAAAGGTCTTCACCGTGGTCGTGCATGCCCACGGCCAGATTGCCGGACGCGGCGTCGGCTCCAACAAAAAGGACGCCGAACAACTGGCCGCCCGCGAGGCCCTGCAGACCCTCGGCGTCCACGTCAACGGCGAGTCGGTGACGACGTAA
- the fabF gene encoding beta-ketoacyl-ACP synthase II produces MTENSFHRKPQPRHRVVITGMGAITPIGIGVDAYWNALLAGTSGAARISAFDVSPYPTQIACEVKNFDPNTVADKKEARRLDRALLFALGAADEAVKMAGLEMEKLDRDRCGVVIGSGIGGIDTFEKQHQTLLNQGPGRVSPFLIPMMIIDMSSGLVSMRYGFKGPNYATVSACATAGHAISDAMHLIERGDADLMVTGGAEATITPVALAGFCSARAMSTRNDQPERASRPFDADRDGFVMGEGAGILVLESLEHATRRGARILAELLGTGMSGDAYHLTAPSPHGEGAARAMKAALRDADIRPDQVDYVNTHGTATDLGDICETEAIRSVLGDHAGEVVCNSTKSMIGHLLGAAGGVELIACVKSIETGTIHPTINLETPDPKCDLNYAPLKPVQRPVKVAISNSFGFGGHNVTLVVGAYRHNGG; encoded by the coding sequence ATGACAGAAAACTCCTTCCATCGCAAGCCGCAGCCCCGCCACCGGGTGGTCATCACCGGCATGGGGGCGATCACGCCGATCGGAATCGGCGTCGATGCCTATTGGAATGCGCTTTTGGCCGGGACCTCGGGAGCGGCGCGCATCAGCGCCTTCGATGTCTCGCCCTATCCGACGCAGATCGCCTGCGAGGTGAAGAATTTCGACCCAAACACCGTCGCCGACAAAAAGGAAGCCCGGCGGCTGGACCGCGCGCTGCTGTTCGCGCTGGGTGCCGCCGACGAGGCGGTCAAGATGGCCGGCCTTGAGATGGAGAAACTCGACCGCGACCGTTGCGGCGTGGTGATCGGCTCCGGCATCGGCGGCATCGACACCTTCGAAAAGCAGCATCAGACCCTGCTCAATCAGGGCCCGGGACGCGTCTCGCCGTTTCTCATTCCGATGATGATTATCGACATGAGTTCCGGGCTGGTGTCGATGCGCTACGGGTTCAAGGGCCCCAATTACGCGACCGTGTCGGCCTGCGCCACCGCCGGCCATGCGATCAGCGATGCGATGCACTTAATCGAGCGCGGCGACGCCGATCTGATGGTCACCGGCGGCGCCGAGGCGACGATCACCCCGGTCGCGCTGGCCGGGTTCTGCTCGGCGCGCGCCATGTCGACGCGCAACGACCAGCCCGAACGCGCCTCGCGGCCCTTCGACGCCGACCGCGACGGTTTCGTTATGGGCGAAGGCGCCGGGATTCTTGTTTTGGAGTCGCTCGAACATGCCACCCGCCGCGGCGCGCGCATCCTCGCCGAACTGCTGGGCACCGGCATGTCGGGTGATGCCTATCACCTGACCGCGCCGTCGCCGCACGGCGAAGGCGCGGCGCGCGCGATGAAGGCGGCGCTCCGCGACGCCGACATCCGTCCCGACCAGGTCGACTACGTCAACACGCACGGCACAGCCACCGATCTGGGCGACATCTGCGAGACCGAGGCGATCCGCTCGGTCCTCGGCGATCATGCCGGCGAGGTTGTCTGCAACTCGACCAAGTCGATGATCGGCCACCTGCTCGGGGCCGCCGGCGGCGTCGAACTGATCGCCTGCGTCAAATCGATCGAAACCGGGACCATCCACCCGACCATCAATCTCGAGACCCCGGATCCCAAATGCGATCTGAACTATGCTCCCTTGAAGCCGGTCCAACGGCCGGTCAAGGTGGCGATTTCGAATTCGTTCGGCTTCGGCGGCCACAACGTCACGCTGGTCGTCGGGGCCTATCGGCACAACGGAGGGTAG
- the acpP gene encoding acyl carrier protein yields MSSVEERVKKIIVEQLGVNAEQVTPKASFIDDLGADSLDTVELVMALEEEFGLEIPDEEAQKIGTVQAAIDYINAKSPK; encoded by the coding sequence ATGTCGTCCGTTGAGGAACGGGTAAAGAAGATCATCGTCGAGCAGCTTGGCGTCAACGCCGAGCAGGTCACCCCGAAAGCGTCCTTCATCGACGATCTGGGCGCCGATTCGCTGGACACCGTGGAGCTGGTGATGGCGCTGGAAGAGGAATTCGGGCTGGAGATTCCCGACGAGGAAGCGCAGAAGATCGGGACCGTCCAGGCGGCCATCGATTATATCAACGCCAAGTCCCCCAAGTGA
- the fabG gene encoding 3-oxoacyl-[acyl-carrier-protein] reductase — translation MTTSAQSTPVARVALVTGGAKGIGAAIARRLAVAGHKIAICGRDEEALKRQAGHLAALGAAAATVTADLRAADAPDRILAEVEAALGPVEILINNAGVTRDGLAVRMSEEDFLSILQVNLVSAFALARRCARPMMKARWGRIINISSIVAVMGNAGQANYISSKAGLIGLTKALAVELAPRNITVNAIAPGFIATEMTAALPENIAAQYMSRIPLGRFGAPEDVAGAVAFLAGEEASYITGQVLRIDGGMVMS, via the coding sequence ATGACAACATCCGCGCAATCCACTCCGGTCGCCCGCGTCGCGCTGGTCACCGGCGGCGCCAAGGGAATCGGCGCGGCCATCGCCCGACGTCTGGCCGTCGCCGGACACAAAATCGCCATTTGCGGACGCGACGAGGAGGCGCTGAAGCGCCAGGCCGGTCATCTGGCCGCGCTGGGCGCGGCCGCCGCCACCGTCACCGCCGACTTGCGCGCCGCCGACGCTCCCGACCGCATCCTGGCCGAAGTCGAAGCCGCGCTCGGACCGGTCGAGATCCTTATCAACAACGCCGGCGTCACCCGCGATGGACTGGCGGTGCGCATGTCGGAGGAGGATTTCCTCTCGATCCTGCAGGTCAATCTCGTGTCGGCCTTTGCGCTGGCGCGCCGTTGCGCTCGTCCGATGATGAAGGCGCGCTGGGGACGCATCATCAACATCAGTTCGATCGTGGCGGTCATGGGCAACGCCGGCCAGGCGAATTACATCTCATCGAAGGCCGGATTGATCGGGCTTACCAAGGCGCTGGCGGTCGAGCTGGCACCGCGCAACATCACCGTCAACGCCATCGCCCCCGGCTTCATCGCCACCGAGATGACCGCCGCCCTTCCCGAAAACATCGCCGCCCAGTACATGTCGCGAATTCCGCTTGGACGCTTCGGCGCTCCCGAGGACGTCGCCGGGGCGGTCGCCTTCCTGGCCGGAGAAGAAGCGTCGTATATCACCGGGCAGGTCCTGCGTATCGACGGCGGCATGGTGATGTCCTGA
- the fabD gene encoding ACP S-malonyltransferase: MKTALLFPGQASQYVGMGRDLSDTYPTARRMYQRANEALGWDIASLSFEGPADELVQTVNTQPAIFIHSCIMHALACERGLTFDMAAGHSLGEYSALVACGVLSFEDGLIAVRERARFMQQACEAHPGTMAAILGMSWDKVVEVCRHAQTSGVVVAANFNGEKQIVISGSKEGVDAAAKFASEHGAKRVIPLAVGGAFHSPLMLPSPTQLAPVLDRLTFKNAARPVLLNVTAEPTTDAAVIKAKLIEQLTAPVLWYPTLQRMQKDGVATLIEVGPKKVLLGLAKSVLESAQLVSLDTAADLENWAATPVTA, from the coding sequence ATGAAAACCGCCCTCCTCTTTCCCGGACAGGCCTCCCAGTATGTTGGCATGGGACGCGACCTGTCCGATACCTACCCGACCGCGCGGCGGATGTACCAGCGCGCCAACGAAGCGCTCGGCTGGGACATCGCCTCGCTGTCCTTCGAAGGCCCCGCCGATGAACTGGTGCAGACCGTCAACACGCAGCCGGCGATCTTCATTCACTCGTGCATCATGCATGCGCTGGCCTGCGAGCGCGGCCTGACGTTCGACATGGCCGCCGGACACTCGCTCGGCGAGTATTCGGCCCTGGTCGCCTGCGGCGTGCTCTCGTTCGAGGACGGCCTGATCGCGGTGCGCGAACGCGCCCGCTTCATGCAGCAGGCCTGCGAGGCCCATCCCGGCACCATGGCCGCCATTCTCGGCATGAGTTGGGACAAAGTGGTCGAGGTGTGCCGTCACGCCCAGACAAGCGGCGTGGTCGTTGCCGCCAACTTCAACGGCGAAAAACAAATCGTCATCTCCGGCTCGAAGGAAGGCGTCGATGCCGCCGCCAAATTCGCCTCCGAGCACGGCGCCAAGCGCGTCATCCCGCTGGCCGTCGGCGGCGCCTTTCATTCGCCGCTGATGCTGCCCTCGCCGACGCAACTGGCGCCGGTGCTCGACCGTCTGACTTTCAAGAACGCCGCCCGCCCGGTCCTCCTCAATGTGACCGCCGAGCCGACCACCGACGCCGCCGTGATCAAGGCCAAACTGATCGAGCAGTTGACCGCCCCGGTGCTCTGGTATCCGACGTTGCAGCGGATGCAGAAAGACGGTGTCGCCACCTTAATCGAAGTCGGTCCGAAGAAAGTGTTGCTCGGCTTGGCCAAGTCGGTGCTCGAATCGGCGCAATTGGTCTCGCTGGACACCGCCGCCGATTTGGAGAACTGGGCCGCCACGCCGGTGACGGCGTAA
- a CDS encoding beta-ketoacyl-ACP synthase III → MTSAIIRGTGHYTPAKVLTNQDFEKIVDTSDEWIVERTGIRERRVLNGAGDVRTCSDMATVAGRAAIADAGLTPADIDGIIVGTVTPDYPLPATATVVQEKLGAGRAAVMDVVAACAGFIYGLTVARAFILTGVSRNVLVIGAEHLSSITNYKDRNTCVLFGDGAGAAVVSASRPGEEGRGILSTFLSGDGQYRELLHIPIGGSRSPLTPASVNDPLRYIQMDGREVFKLAVREMEDACDRVLADAKVEPRDIDMVIPHQANARIIEALTKRLGVAPERVYRNIERLGNTSSASVPIALDEARRAGLIGPGSLVLSVAFGGGLVWGAALYRL, encoded by the coding sequence ATGACGAGCGCCATCATTCGCGGGACCGGACACTACACGCCGGCCAAGGTTCTGACCAACCAGGATTTCGAAAAGATCGTCGACACTTCCGACGAGTGGATCGTGGAGCGCACCGGCATCCGCGAACGGCGCGTGCTCAACGGCGCCGGCGACGTGCGCACCTGTTCCGACATGGCCACCGTCGCCGGACGCGCCGCGATCGCCGACGCGGGCCTCACTCCCGCCGACATCGACGGCATCATCGTCGGCACCGTAACTCCCGATTACCCGCTACCGGCCACCGCCACCGTGGTGCAGGAGAAACTGGGCGCCGGACGCGCCGCGGTCATGGATGTGGTCGCCGCCTGCGCCGGCTTCATCTATGGACTGACCGTGGCGCGCGCGTTCATCCTGACCGGCGTCAGCCGCAACGTGCTGGTCATCGGCGCCGAACATCTCTCCTCGATCACCAATTACAAGGATCGCAACACCTGCGTCCTCTTCGGCGACGGCGCCGGCGCAGCGGTCGTCAGCGCCAGCCGTCCGGGCGAGGAGGGACGCGGGATTCTCTCCACGTTTCTGTCGGGCGACGGGCAGTATCGCGAACTGTTGCACATCCCGATCGGCGGGAGCCGCTCGCCGCTCACCCCCGCGTCCGTCAACGATCCGCTGCGCTACATCCAGATGGATGGCCGTGAGGTCTTCAAGCTCGCCGTGCGTGAAATGGAAGACGCCTGCGACCGGGTGCTGGCCGATGCCAAAGTGGAACCCAGGGATATCGACATGGTGATCCCGCACCAGGCCAACGCCCGCATCATCGAGGCGCTGACCAAGCGCCTCGGGGTTGCGCCGGAGCGGGTCTACCGCAATATCGAACGTCTCGGCAACACATCTTCGGCCTCGGTGCCGATCGCGCTCGACGAGGCCCGTCGCGCCGGATTGATCGGCCCCGGCTCGCTGGTGCTGTCGGTGGCCTTCGGCGGCGGGTTGGTCTGGGGCGCGGCGCTCTACCGTCTCTGA
- the plsX gene encoding phosphate acyltransferase PlsX produces MSVRTILLDAMGGDHGPSVCVDGAVDAIVESPMPLRVTIVGDKEQIDASLHHHIRQRLHHKSECIDVVDAPDFVRMDESPTDSLKRKDTSIRIGLRLLKDGRGDAFVSTGNTGAVMAAGLADLGRLGGVSRPAIATVFPTQQESTLILDVGANSMCKPQHLVEFAIMGACYMQAAYSKTLPRVGLLSIGEEPSKGTELTVATHKLLAESGFDFKFIGNIEGRDILSGKADVVVCDGFVGNILLKFAESLQGFLTNAVRRQIKRNYFSHAGAILMGPFLRRMRRTFDYAEYGGAPLLGLNGLVVICHGSSSAKAIKNAIWSAANGAEHHVNQHIIDALASYKPAPNGVTAHQA; encoded by the coding sequence ATGTCGGTGCGGACCATATTGCTCGATGCCATGGGGGGCGACCACGGCCCCTCCGTCTGTGTGGACGGCGCGGTCGATGCCATCGTCGAATCTCCCATGCCGTTGCGCGTGACGATCGTCGGCGACAAAGAGCAGATCGACGCTTCGCTCCACCACCACATCCGCCAGCGCCTGCACCACAAATCGGAATGTATCGACGTCGTCGACGCGCCCGACTTCGTGCGCATGGATGAATCCCCGACCGACTCGCTCAAGCGCAAGGACACCTCGATCCGCATCGGCCTGCGGTTGCTCAAGGACGGCCGCGGCGACGCCTTCGTCTCCACCGGCAACACCGGCGCGGTGATGGCGGCGGGGCTGGCCGATCTCGGACGGCTTGGCGGCGTCTCGCGCCCGGCCATCGCCACCGTCTTCCCGACCCAGCAGGAGAGCACGCTCATCCTCGATGTGGGCGCCAACTCGATGTGCAAGCCGCAGCATTTGGTCGAGTTTGCCATCATGGGGGCCTGCTACATGCAGGCGGCCTACAGCAAGACGCTGCCGCGGGTCGGCCTTTTGTCCATCGGCGAGGAACCCAGCAAGGGCACCGAATTGACCGTGGCCACCCACAAGCTCCTGGCCGAATCGGGCTTCGATTTCAAATTCATCGGCAACATCGAGGGACGCGACATCCTCTCCGGCAAGGCCGATGTCGTCGTCTGCGACGGCTTCGTCGGCAACATCCTCCTCAAATTCGCCGAGTCGCTGCAGGGATTTCTCACCAACGCCGTGCGCCGGCAGATCAAGCGGAACTATTTCTCCCACGCCGGCGCGATTCTGATGGGGCCGTTTTTGCGGCGCATGCGCCGGACCTTCGACTATGCCGAGTACGGCGGCGCGCCGCTGCTTGGCCTCAACGGGCTGGTTGTGATCTGCCATGGCTCCTCCAGCGCCAAGGCGATCAAGAACGCCATCTGGTCGGCCGCCAACGGCGCCGAGCATCATGTCAACCAGCACATCATCGACGCGCTGGCGTCGTACAAGCCGGCGCCCAACGGCGTCACGGCTCACCAGGCCTGA
- the rpmF gene encoding 50S ribosomal protein L32 yields the protein MPLPKRRHSHTRGAKRRTHWKLQTPTLSPCPQCATLRRPHHVCPQCGFYDGQEVIPPKTS from the coding sequence ATGCCGCTGCCCAAGAGACGTCACTCACACACGCGGGGCGCCAAGCGCCGCACGCATTGGAAGTTGCAGACGCCGACGTTGTCGCCCTGTCCGCAGTGCGCCACCCTGCGCCGCCCGCATCATGTCTGCCCGCAGTGCGGATTCTATGATGGCCAGGAAGTGATCCCGCCGAAAACGTCGTAA
- a CDS encoding DUF177 domain-containing protein: protein MKLDFFNWPDGDQTREFAATANELHLASDTCIFPGPVAVWATVQKAEEQVVVAGQARTVARATCVRCLEEFDIPVDEAFRAVVRIVPPAEVAADTGDDDFFLIPATEPVWDLGEVVRQLILLAVPDNPLCREDCQGLCPGCGRNLNLESCVCTDRKSGGALAQLGDLIQQAQQRPPKRGRRSTGT from the coding sequence ATGAAGTTAGACTTTTTCAACTGGCCGGATGGGGATCAGACGCGCGAGTTTGCCGCCACGGCAAACGAGTTGCATTTGGCGTCGGATACCTGCATCTTTCCCGGTCCTGTGGCCGTTTGGGCCACAGTCCAGAAGGCCGAAGAGCAGGTGGTGGTGGCCGGGCAGGCCAGGACCGTCGCCCGGGCCACCTGCGTCCGTTGCCTGGAAGAGTTCGATATTCCGGTCGATGAGGCCTTTCGCGCCGTGGTTCGGATTGTGCCGCCCGCCGAGGTGGCCGCCGACACCGGCGACGACGATTTCTTCCTGATTCCGGCGACCGAGCCGGTCTGGGATCTGGGAGAAGTGGTGCGGCAGTTGATCCTTCTGGCGGTGCCGGACAATCCGCTCTGCCGCGAGGATTGCCAGGGGCTCTGCCCGGGATGCGGACGAAATCTCAATCTGGAGTCCTGCGTCTGTACTGATCGCAAGTCCGGCGGCGCGCTGGCGCAGCTGGGTGATCTGATTCAGCAAGCGCAACAGCGTCCGCCGAAACGCGGGCGTCGCTCGACCGGGACGTAG
- the hemH gene encoding ferrochelatase encodes MSSQRGILLVNLGSPDSPSVPDVRRYLNQFLMDPRVIDSPWIIRRLVVGLFILPTRPKRSAAAYASIWTPEGSPLIVISRKVEKLLRERVRMPLALGMSYGRPSIDAAVAELLGQGRGLTEILLIPMYPHYAMSTYETVVVAVEKTLAKMAPGVRLITKPPFYKDDDYIDALVASAESHLSAGYDHVLFSYHGLPERHLRKSDPTHSHCLASPDCCQVPSEAHKTCYRHQVYATTEAFTARAGIPREKHSIAFQSRLGRDPWLRPYTDETLKRLAASGVRRLVVLCPSFVADCLETLEEIGQEGKEEFLSHGGAEYVLVPCLNDHPRWIEVLANWCRA; translated from the coding sequence ATGAGTTCACAACGCGGCATCCTGCTGGTCAACCTCGGCTCGCCCGATTCGCCGTCGGTCCCCGATGTGCGTCGCTATCTCAATCAGTTCCTGATGGATCCGCGCGTGATCGACTCGCCCTGGATCATCCGCCGGCTGGTGGTCGGGCTGTTCATCCTCCCGACCCGTCCCAAACGCTCGGCGGCCGCGTATGCGTCGATCTGGACGCCCGAGGGCTCGCCGTTGATCGTGATCTCGCGGAAGGTCGAAAAACTCCTGCGCGAGCGCGTCCGGATGCCGCTGGCGCTGGGGATGAGCTATGGCAGGCCCTCCATCGATGCCGCGGTCGCCGAACTGCTCGGACAGGGGAGAGGGTTAACCGAAATCCTGCTGATCCCAATGTACCCGCACTATGCCATGTCGACATACGAGACCGTCGTCGTGGCGGTGGAAAAGACGCTGGCCAAAATGGCGCCCGGGGTGCGACTGATCACCAAGCCGCCCTTCTACAAGGACGACGACTACATCGATGCGCTGGTCGCCTCGGCGGAGTCGCATCTCTCCGCGGGGTACGACCATGTGCTGTTCAGTTACCATGGCCTGCCCGAACGGCATCTGCGCAAATCCGATCCGACCCATTCGCACTGCCTCGCTTCGCCCGATTGCTGCCAGGTACCATCGGAGGCGCACAAGACCTGTTACCGCCATCAGGTCTATGCCACCACCGAGGCGTTCACAGCGCGCGCCGGCATTCCCAGGGAGAAGCACTCCATCGCTTTCCAATCGCGCCTCGGACGCGACCCCTGGTTGCGGCCCTACACCGATGAAACGCTCAAGCGGCTGGCCGCATCCGGTGTCCGGCGCCTGGTTGTGCTCTGCCCCAGTTTCGTTGCCGATTGCCTCGAGACTCTTGAAGAGATCGGCCAGGAAGGGAAAGAGGAGTTCCTCAGCCATGGCGGCGCCGAGTATGTGCTGGTGCCCTGCCTGAATGACCATCCACGCTGGATCGAGGTCCTGGCGAACTGGTGCCGTGCATGA
- the trmB gene encoding tRNA (guanosine(46)-N7)-methyltransferase TrmB, translating to MDADTPIPPPRTFGTVPDLALQRQFPTAHRERKPFEFYPALPATVTGDLLEIGPGRGDFLLAEAAAHPERRFVAIEIGRKRHLRLIRRIERRELCNVLLICGDARLVIPRHLPDRSFPAVVVLFPDPWPKRRHAFHRLLQPDFLRELARVLTPGGHMYLKSDVAEYVEWVARQVVGISEFRIVDDRWPWGPVRGQDGKTLSLFAERQSALGYGIHSLCLERVPSGAAPERS from the coding sequence ATGGACGCCGACACGCCGATTCCGCCGCCGCGCACCTTCGGCACCGTTCCCGATCTCGCGCTGCAGCGGCAATTCCCGACCGCGCACCGTGAGCGCAAGCCTTTCGAGTTCTATCCCGCGCTTCCGGCGACCGTCACCGGCGACTTGCTGGAAATCGGCCCGGGTCGCGGCGATTTTCTCTTGGCCGAGGCCGCGGCGCATCCCGAACGCCGCTTTGTCGCCATCGAGATTGGCCGCAAACGGCACCTGCGCCTGATTCGCCGGATTGAGCGCCGCGAGTTGTGCAATGTGCTGCTGATCTGCGGCGATGCCCGGCTGGTGATCCCGCGCCATCTGCCCGATCGATCGTTCCCCGCGGTGGTGGTGCTCTTTCCCGACCCCTGGCCGAAACGCCGGCATGCGTTCCACCGACTGCTGCAGCCGGACTTCCTGCGGGAACTGGCGCGTGTCCTGACCCCGGGCGGACATATGTATCTCAAAAGCGATGTCGCCGAGTATGTCGAGTGGGTGGCGCGTCAAGTCGTCGGCATTTCCGAATTCCGCATCGTGGACGATCGCTGGCCCTGGGGCCCGGTGCGCGGGCAGGACGGCAAGACCCTCTCGCTTTTTGCCGAACGCCAAAGCGCGCTCGGCTACGGCATTCATTCACTCTGCCTCGAACGTGTGCCCTCAGGCGCGGCACCGGAGCGCTCATGA
- a CDS encoding DUF554 domain-containing protein gives MLGTWINTATVLAGSLAGMLIGDRLPERLRKIVFTGLALMTLGIGVSMVIRGTRPLIIITSIVLGAVLGELIDIERQLERFAVWLQARVRVGGGQFVRGFVTASLLFCVGPMTVVGSIQDGLSGDATILITKAIMDGFASLALAATMGIGVLFAALTVLIVQGGLSLLGRSLAVLTEPAALDQLTGVGGLLIMALAIRMLEIKDIKVANLLPALVIVALLVVFV, from the coding sequence ATGCTGGGCACCTGGATCAACACCGCCACCGTTCTGGCCGGCTCCCTGGCCGGGATGTTGATCGGCGACCGTCTGCCCGAGCGGCTGCGAAAGATCGTCTTCACCGGACTGGCCTTGATGACGCTCGGCATCGGGGTCTCGATGGTGATCCGCGGCACACGTCCCCTCATCATCATCACCTCGATCGTGCTCGGCGCCGTTCTCGGCGAACTGATCGACATCGAAAGACAACTGGAGCGGTTCGCCGTCTGGCTGCAGGCGCGGGTGAGGGTCGGGGGCGGGCAGTTTGTGCGCGGCTTTGTCACCGCCTCGCTGCTTTTCTGCGTCGGCCCGATGACGGTGGTGGGCTCGATTCAGGATGGCCTCTCAGGCGATGCCACGATCCTCATCACCAAGGCGATCATGGATGGATTCGCGTCGCTGGCGCTGGCGGCCACCATGGGAATCGGAGTCCTGTTCGCCGCGCTGACCGTACTGATCGTGCAGGGAGGACTGTCGCTGTTGGGCCGTTCGCTGGCCGTTCTGACCGAACCGGCGGCGTTGGATCAGCTGACCGGCGTGGGCGGGCTGTTGATCATGGCGCTGGCGATCCGCATGCTGGAAATCAAGGATATCAAGGTTGCCAATCTGCTGCCCGCCCTCGTCATTGTGGCCCTGCTTGTCGTATTCGTGTAG
- a CDS encoding tryptophanase: protein MHEHPIEPFRIKAIEPIRLLERAEREAALRDAGFNLFNLRAEDVYIDLLTDSGTGAMSDRQWAGILRGDESYAGSRNFLHLEQTVRELTGYPYVIPTHQGRAAEHLLFSALLTRGDYVVANSHFDTTRANVMEKGGIPIDLPDPHCADVDDPFPFKGNIDLAGLEEALARHKGRVKCCILTITNNTVGGHPLSFDNARAARAVCNKYGVPMFYDAARFAENAWFLQQREPAMAGLTVREIARRMFDLADGCLVSAKKDGLVSIGGFFAFRDKVLVQHLKELMVVVEGFPTYGGLAGRDIEAMALGLEEVTDPDYLGYRIGQVQWLGEALQAAGARVVQPVGGHAVFIDAGALYPQIPPEAFPGQQLAVDFYREGGVRTVEIGSLMFGGVDPETGKPYTPPFELVRLAVPRRVYTVSHLKHVAETFAAIHRNRARARGMVIEYQVPHLRHFTARLREITADTLAGAVA from the coding sequence ATGCACGAGCATCCGATCGAACCCTTCCGGATCAAAGCCATTGAGCCGATCCGTCTGTTGGAACGCGCCGAGCGCGAGGCCGCCCTGCGCGACGCGGGCTTCAATTTGTTCAACCTGCGCGCCGAGGATGTCTACATCGATCTGTTGACCGACTCCGGCACCGGCGCCATGTCCGACCGGCAGTGGGCCGGGATCCTGCGCGGCGATGAATCGTACGCGGGCTCGCGCAACTTCCTGCACCTCGAACAGACCGTGCGCGAACTGACCGGCTACCCCTATGTGATTCCCACCCACCAGGGACGCGCCGCCGAACACTTGTTGTTCTCGGCGCTCCTGACACGCGGCGACTATGTCGTCGCCAACTCGCACTTCGACACCACGCGCGCCAATGTGATGGAAAAGGGCGGCATCCCGATCGATCTGCCCGATCCGCATTGCGCCGATGTCGATGATCCCTTCCCCTTCAAGGGCAACATCGACCTCGCCGGGCTGGAGGAGGCGCTGGCGCGTCACAAGGGACGGGTCAAGTGCTGCATCCTGACCATCACCAACAACACCGTCGGCGGGCACCCGCTCAGTTTCGACAACGCCCGCGCCGCGCGCGCCGTCTGCAACAAATACGGCGTGCCGATGTTCTACGACGCCGCCCGGTTCGCCGAAAACGCCTGGTTTCTGCAGCAGCGTGAGCCGGCGATGGCGGGGCTGACCGTGCGTGAGATCGCCCGCAGGATGTTCGATCTGGCCGATGGCTGTCTGGTTTCGGCCAAGAAGGACGGGCTGGTGTCGATCGGTGGCTTCTTCGCCTTCCGCGACAAGGTCCTCGTGCAGCACCTGAAGGAATTGATGGTTGTGGTCGAAGGGTTTCCCACCTATGGCGGACTGGCCGGACGCGACATCGAAGCGATGGCGCTGGGGTTGGAGGAAGTGACCGACCCCGACTACCTCGGCTACCGGATCGGACAGGTGCAGTGGCTGGGCGAGGCGCTGCAGGCGGCCGGGGCGCGTGTGGTCCAGCCGGTCGGCGGCCATGCGGTCTTCATCGATGCCGGCGCGCTCTATCCGCAGATTCCGCCCGAGGCCTTTCCGGGTCAGCAACTCGCCGTCGACTTCTACCGCGAGGGGGGAGTGCGCACCGTTGAGATCGGCTCGCTCATGTTCGGCGGCGTCGATCCCGAGACCGGCAAGCCCTATACGCCCCCGTTTGAACTGGTCCGTCTGGCGGTGCCGCGCCGGGTTTACACCGTCTCGCATCTGAAACATGTAGCCGAGACTTTTGCCGCCATCCACCGCAACCGCGCCCGCGCGCGCGGCATGGTGATCGAGTATCAGGTGCCGCACCTGCGGCACTTCACCGCGCGTCTGCGGGAGATCACCGCCGACACGCTCGCGGGAGCCGTCGCATGA